In Acetobacteroides hydrogenigenes, a genomic segment contains:
- a CDS encoding hemolysin family protein, protein MEANLAIAILMLAISAFFSGMEIAFLKSNKLRIELDRKHGKTYASIVDIFIKHPGQFVATLLAGSSIALVAYALCVIRIVEELLAQHVDSEAAVIIAGILVSASAFLLAAEFLPKSLFRSNPNLFLRLFIAPAVLLYILLYPIATFVTWMAVRILGLFRLQVKRADAVPVFDAVDLAKLVNDSEHSGVAHKHDLKIFQNALDFYEVKVRDRMIPRTDIKALEVDASIEVLRQLFVVSNFSRIPIYKDTIDNIIGYVNSKDLFKKPKTIRQMLLPISFVPETISAQKMLARFIKEQKSIAVVVDEFGGTAGLVTIEDIIEEIFGDIEDEHDEKDTVEKRLKDGSFLLSGKLKVDTLNERYGLGIPESDEYDTLAGFILYNNESIPSPSDTIAVGNFKVKILRMSSTRIILVHLSIQE, encoded by the coding sequence ATGGAGGCGAATCTTGCCATTGCCATTTTGATGCTTGCCATTTCTGCCTTTTTTTCGGGAATGGAGATTGCTTTTTTGAAATCCAACAAGCTAAGGATAGAGCTAGATCGCAAGCACGGTAAAACCTATGCCAGCATTGTTGATATCTTCATAAAGCATCCGGGACAATTTGTTGCTACGCTACTGGCGGGTAGTAGCATAGCGCTGGTAGCGTATGCGCTGTGTGTAATTAGGATTGTGGAGGAACTGCTCGCGCAACATGTAGATTCCGAAGCTGCGGTTATTATAGCTGGCATTCTTGTTTCAGCAAGTGCTTTTCTTTTGGCAGCAGAATTTCTTCCCAAGAGCCTATTTAGGTCAAATCCTAACCTTTTCCTAAGGCTATTTATAGCCCCAGCGGTGCTGCTCTACATCCTGTTATATCCAATTGCCACATTCGTTACGTGGATGGCGGTGCGCATCCTAGGGCTGTTTAGGCTTCAGGTAAAGCGGGCAGATGCCGTACCCGTTTTCGATGCCGTTGATTTGGCTAAGCTCGTTAACGATTCGGAGCATAGCGGTGTGGCCCATAAGCACGACCTGAAGATCTTTCAGAACGCTCTAGATTTTTACGAAGTAAAGGTTCGTGATCGGATGATTCCGCGAACCGATATAAAAGCCCTAGAGGTTGATGCATCTATAGAGGTGCTCAGGCAGCTTTTTGTTGTCAGCAACTTTTCTAGAATTCCGATCTACAAGGATACAATTGACAATATAATCGGCTACGTAAACTCGAAGGATCTTTTTAAGAAACCGAAAACGATCCGGCAGATGCTGCTTCCCATTAGCTTTGTTCCCGAAACAATCAGCGCCCAAAAGATGCTGGCTCGCTTCATAAAGGAGCAGAAATCGATTGCGGTAGTTGTTGATGAGTTTGGCGGAACGGCCGGATTAGTTACCATTGAAGACATTATAGAAGAGATATTTGGCGATATAGAGGATGAGCACGATGAAAAGGATACCGTTGAAAAGCGTTTGAAGGATGGCTCGTTCTTATTATCAGGAAAGCTAAAAGTTGACACCCTTAACGAACGGTACGGATTAGGGATTCCGGAATCCGACGAGTATGATACGTTGGCCGGTTTCATCCTATACAATAACGAGAGTATTCCATCACCAAGCGATACGATTGCAGTTGGAAACTTTAAGGTTAAGATTCTGAGGATGTCTTCAACTCGAATTATATTAGTACATTTGTCCATTCAGGAATAA
- the lptC gene encoding LPS export ABC transporter periplasmic protein LptC, with translation MVASAIAGAAFLVSCKSDIETVKAISNFENKPTETLENFKMTYSEGGFYKMEVSAPIVQRYSMRNPVVSEFRQGIKVVTYNQAGQKIASITSKYAIYHEDQKLWEARGNVVGKNNKGETLYTEKLYWNQVTRRVSTNVFVRVVKPDGNSSTGEGIDADEKFQNYNVKKPRLTGFSL, from the coding sequence ATGGTAGCATCTGCAATTGCAGGTGCTGCCTTTTTAGTATCGTGTAAGAGCGATATTGAGACGGTTAAGGCAATTTCCAACTTTGAGAACAAGCCAACCGAAACCTTGGAAAACTTTAAGATGACCTATTCGGAAGGAGGGTTCTACAAAATGGAAGTTTCGGCTCCAATTGTTCAGCGCTACTCTATGAGGAATCCTGTCGTTTCGGAGTTTAGGCAAGGTATTAAAGTGGTTACCTACAATCAAGCAGGGCAAAAGATTGCGAGTATAACCTCGAAATATGCAATATACCACGAAGACCAGAAACTTTGGGAGGCTCGAGGTAATGTTGTGGGCAAGAACAATAAAGGCGAAACGCTCTATACCGAGAAACTTTACTGGAATCAGGTTACCCGTCGTGTATCTACAAATGTTTTCGTAAGAGTGGTAAAACCAGATGGAAACAGTAGTACAGGAGAAGGGATTGATGCCGACGAAAAGTTCCAGAACTACAACGTTAAAAAACCTAGGCTTACTGGATTTTCTTTATAA
- a CDS encoding tetratricopeptide repeat protein → MKSKLVKLGVFAFLSVMALSSSAQSYLGNPRYGADTATRKICALNLSLYSDGFKSGDFKGAYKYWKVAYNICPGASLAALQRGRTIYQSFIESAPNEAAKQAYVDTLLSLYDARMKYFPTDVPKAMEFKVRDLLFYRPDQAPKALTMIKDLITSQGDAANAEVIAYGMQITSDLYQKKEVTADQVMDYYSTNGAIVEKQLAADPSNEELKKAKESLDVIFVQSGVANCDNLIALYTPKLEQNPADVELLKKIVSLFGANRCTKSEVYFKAAAALQKAEPSPEGALNLARLLVDRGEYSKAIPYYKEAANAQPNNVEKANILLLAADAMLKTGDKHDAKALANLALDANPNSGLAYIIIANIIGSQKCQGADPVISAGPYFVAVDYLRKAKQVDPSVAADADRLISNYSAGFPSKTDLFSYAYEEGKVITVGCGINERTVIRAR, encoded by the coding sequence ATGAAAAGTAAACTGGTAAAATTGGGAGTTTTCGCCTTCCTTAGCGTTATGGCGTTGAGCTCCTCTGCTCAATCATATCTAGGGAATCCTCGATATGGTGCTGATACCGCCACACGAAAAATTTGTGCCCTAAACCTAAGCTTGTATAGTGATGGATTTAAATCAGGCGACTTTAAGGGTGCATATAAGTATTGGAAAGTTGCGTATAATATTTGCCCAGGTGCATCGTTAGCAGCTTTACAAAGAGGTAGAACTATTTATCAAAGCTTCATTGAGTCTGCTCCAAATGAGGCTGCAAAGCAAGCCTATGTTGACACTTTGTTGAGCCTATACGATGCTCGTATGAAGTATTTCCCAACGGATGTTCCCAAGGCGATGGAGTTTAAGGTTAGGGATTTGTTGTTTTATAGGCCAGATCAAGCTCCAAAGGCGCTAACAATGATTAAAGATCTTATTACAAGCCAGGGAGATGCTGCTAATGCAGAGGTTATTGCTTATGGAATGCAAATCACCAGCGATCTTTACCAAAAGAAGGAGGTAACCGCTGATCAGGTGATGGATTACTATTCTACGAATGGGGCTATCGTTGAGAAACAGCTTGCTGCAGATCCAAGCAATGAGGAGTTGAAGAAGGCAAAGGAGTCGTTGGATGTAATCTTTGTTCAGTCGGGGGTTGCTAATTGCGATAATCTTATAGCTTTATACACTCCTAAGCTAGAGCAAAATCCAGCCGATGTTGAACTTTTGAAGAAAATCGTATCTCTATTTGGAGCAAACCGCTGTACTAAGTCAGAAGTTTACTTTAAGGCTGCTGCAGCCCTTCAAAAGGCTGAGCCAAGCCCAGAAGGAGCGCTTAACCTTGCTCGTTTATTGGTAGATAGAGGCGAATATAGCAAGGCAATCCCTTACTACAAGGAGGCTGCTAATGCTCAACCAAATAATGTAGAAAAGGCTAATATTCTTCTCCTTGCTGCTGATGCAATGCTAAAGACTGGTGACAAGCACGATGCAAAAGCTCTTGCTAATCTTGCATTAGATGCAAATCCTAATAGCGGGTTAGCCTACATCATTATTGCAAACATCATTGGCTCTCAAAAGTGCCAAGGTGCCGATCCAGTTATTAGTGCAGGTCCTTATTTCGTTGCTGTTGATTACCTCCGCAAGGCAAAACAGGTAGATCCTTCTGTTGCCGCTGATGCAGACAGGCTTATTAGCAACTACTCTGCAGGTTTCCCTAGCAAGACAGACCTGTTTAGCTACGCATACGAAGAAGGAAAAGTTATCACTGTTGGCTGTGGTATCAACGAAAGAACAGTTATTAGAGCTCGATAG